In Streptomyces sp. RFCAC02, the following proteins share a genomic window:
- a CDS encoding endo-1,4-beta-xylanase, with the protein MRASPSRPLSRALRAVLAAAAAATATLLPAAPAAAADPVTVAAHTFEDGTAQGWGARGGETVAAVTGEAHGGTGALAATGRTATWQGPVLDVTDLFETGTEYTVSLWARLAEGSAGDTVRLSLERRVDGVTSYSTLGSATATADGWVELTGSHLPAVPADHLGLYVETATVTDGLLIDDVSVTTVPETPIQTDIPSLHEVFPDFATGVAVGPSDLYGERARLLDKHFTSLTPGNALKWDATEPTEGAFRFTDADPVVEYAAAHGMALRGHTLVWHQQTPAWVFLDAEGAPMTPTEENKELLLSRLEAHIRAVAGRYGDAIGVWDVVNEVIDENQADGMRRSRWYEITGLDYIRTAFRVAHEVAPDAELFINDYNTNVPAKRDALAALVSRLRAEGVPIDGVGHQMHINVEWPSVAETEEMLTTFAALGVDQQITEMDVSVYTSAGESFPTPPADRLLAQARQYRAMFDLFTRYGDAISSVTLWGLGDDGTWLDGTRDDAPLLFDDDLQAKSAYWAVVDPAWDGTGTGAPAARCTVTHETVGEWPGSYLAHVTIGNPTDAPVGDWSLTWRPGPGEEVTQVWNGSLSASGGSVTVTAAAWNGTIPPGGSVTFGLITSRTDDGVNHPTYFTLNGSACTTA; encoded by the coding sequence ATGCGCGCGTCCCCGTCCCGTCCGCTGTCCCGAGCCCTCCGCGCCGTGCTCGCCGCGGCCGCCGCCGCCACGGCCACGCTGCTGCCGGCCGCCCCCGCTGCCGCCGCCGACCCGGTCACGGTGGCCGCCCACACCTTCGAGGACGGCACGGCCCAGGGCTGGGGCGCGCGCGGCGGCGAGACCGTCGCCGCCGTCACCGGCGAGGCCCACGGCGGCACGGGCGCGCTCGCCGCGACCGGCCGCACCGCGACCTGGCAGGGTCCCGTCCTCGATGTGACGGACCTGTTCGAGACAGGCACCGAGTACACGGTCTCGCTGTGGGCGCGCCTCGCGGAGGGGTCGGCCGGCGACACCGTACGGCTCAGCCTGGAGCGCCGCGTGGACGGCGTCACCTCGTACAGCACGCTGGGCAGCGCCACCGCGACCGCCGACGGCTGGGTCGAACTCACCGGCTCCCACCTGCCCGCCGTCCCCGCCGACCACCTCGGCCTGTACGTCGAGACGGCGACCGTCACGGACGGCCTGCTCATCGACGACGTGTCCGTCACGACCGTCCCCGAGACCCCGATCCAGACGGACATCCCGTCCCTGCACGAGGTCTTCCCCGACTTCGCGACGGGCGTCGCGGTCGGCCCCTCCGACCTCTACGGGGAGCGCGCCCGGCTCCTCGACAAGCACTTCACCTCCCTCACCCCGGGCAACGCCCTCAAGTGGGACGCGACCGAGCCGACCGAGGGCGCGTTCCGCTTCACCGACGCGGACCCCGTCGTGGAGTACGCCGCCGCGCACGGCATGGCGCTGCGCGGCCACACCCTCGTGTGGCACCAGCAGACACCCGCCTGGGTGTTCCTCGACGCGGAGGGCGCGCCGATGACCCCGACCGAGGAGAACAAGGAACTCCTCCTGTCACGCCTGGAGGCGCACATCCGCGCCGTCGCCGGCCGGTACGGCGACGCCATCGGCGTGTGGGACGTCGTCAACGAGGTGATCGACGAGAACCAGGCGGACGGCATGCGCCGCAGCCGCTGGTACGAGATCACCGGCCTCGACTACATCCGCACCGCGTTCCGCGTGGCCCACGAGGTGGCGCCGGACGCCGAGTTGTTCATCAACGACTACAACACCAACGTGCCGGCGAAGCGCGACGCCCTCGCCGCCCTGGTGAGCCGGCTGCGCGCGGAGGGCGTCCCGATCGACGGGGTCGGGCACCAGATGCACATCAACGTCGAGTGGCCCTCCGTCGCGGAGACCGAGGAGATGCTCACGACGTTCGCCGCGCTCGGCGTCGACCAGCAGATCACCGAGATGGACGTGTCGGTCTACACGTCGGCCGGTGAGTCCTTCCCGACGCCGCCCGCCGACCGTCTCCTCGCCCAGGCCCGCCAGTACCGGGCGATGTTCGACCTGTTCACGCGGTACGGGGACGCGATCTCGTCGGTCACGCTGTGGGGTCTCGGTGACGACGGCACATGGCTCGACGGGACACGCGACGACGCTCCTCTCCTGTTCGACGACGATCTCCAGGCCAAGTCCGCCTATTGGGCGGTGGTGGACCCCGCGTGGGACGGGACGGGGACGGGCGCCCCCGCGGCCCGGTGCACCGTCACGCACGAGACGGTCGGCGAGTGGCCGGGCAGTTACCTGGCCCATGTCACGATCGGCAACCCGACCGATGCCCCCGTGGGCGACTGGTCCCTGACCTGGCGCCCCGGCCCGGGCGAGGAGGTCACGCAGGTGTGGAACGGGTCGCTCAGCGCTTCCGGCGGCTCGGTGACGGTCACCGCCGCCGCATGGAACGGGACGATCCCGCCGGGCGGCTCGGTGACGTTCGGCCTGATCACCTCCCGCACGGACGACGGCGTGAACCACCCGACGTACTTCACGCTCAACGGCTCTGCCTGCACGACCGCCTGA
- a CDS encoding family 16 glycosylhydrolase — MTERTGEPRAATGRRTLLAGAAAVAAGTAVSLAGAGRARADTWETVIDSGSFADYASFEAAWNYLYPWGSDHNGSARMYGSPTDHNHISLASGVLTLRAARISWDEGTSTSDPHLPIRYHSGAVHAKHQVLVDDRFPNYEVKGEFQAPSAPGTWPAFWLTAVSGWPPESDILEFKGDNRNWFNTFRTASDVSSTIVPVSSPGSWHTYRAWITKVNSTDLDIHYYLDGTWRAVHRATGFVGRALWIICNLQMEGSSGGSGPSGDTYYRARNIYVGRSRAS, encoded by the coding sequence ATGACCGAACGCACGGGCGAGCCGCGCGCCGCCACCGGACGCAGGACCCTGCTGGCCGGCGCAGCCGCCGTCGCCGCGGGCACCGCCGTCTCCCTCGCCGGGGCCGGCCGCGCACGGGCCGACACCTGGGAAACCGTCATCGACTCCGGCTCGTTCGCCGACTACGCCTCGTTCGAGGCCGCCTGGAACTACCTCTATCCCTGGGGCTCGGACCACAACGGCAGCGCCCGCATGTACGGCAGCCCCACCGACCACAACCACATCTCCCTCGCCTCCGGCGTCCTCACCCTGCGGGCCGCCCGCATCTCGTGGGACGAGGGCACCAGCACGTCGGACCCGCACCTCCCCATCCGGTACCACTCGGGGGCCGTGCACGCGAAGCACCAGGTGCTGGTGGACGACCGGTTCCCCAACTACGAGGTGAAGGGCGAGTTCCAGGCGCCGAGCGCGCCCGGCACATGGCCCGCGTTCTGGCTGACGGCGGTCAGCGGCTGGCCGCCGGAGAGCGACATCCTGGAGTTCAAGGGCGACAACCGGAACTGGTTCAACACCTTCCGCACCGCGTCGGACGTGTCCAGCACGATCGTGCCCGTCTCCTCGCCCGGCTCCTGGCACACCTACCGCGCCTGGATCACCAAGGTGAACAGCACCGACCTCGACATCCACTACTACCTGGACGGGACCTGGCGCGCCGTGCACCGCGCGACCGGCTTCGTCGGCCGGGCGCTGTGGATCATCTGCAACCTCCAGATGGAAGGCTCGTCCGGCGGCTCGGGGCCTTCCGGGGACACGTACTACCGCGCCCGCAACATCTACGTCGGCCGCTCGCGCGCGAGCTGA
- a CDS encoding TetR/AcrR family transcriptional regulator: MHEGGRTAGSSARSPRKDARRNQQALLDAAAAVFVASGVQAPVRDIAAEAGVGVATIYRHFPTRADLVIAVYRHQVDACAEAGPALLAAGPTPHAALARWVDLFVDFLVTKHGLAAAMQNGSAGFETLHTYFLDRLLPVCTELLDAAAAEGEIGPGIDAYQLMRGIGNLCIGADDDPRYDARRLVALLVAGLRDQR, translated from the coding sequence GTGCACGAGGGCGGACGGACGGCGGGCAGCTCGGCCCGCTCCCCGCGCAAGGACGCGCGGCGCAATCAGCAGGCCCTGCTCGACGCGGCCGCGGCCGTCTTCGTCGCGTCCGGGGTGCAGGCGCCGGTCCGCGACATCGCGGCCGAGGCCGGCGTCGGGGTGGCCACGATCTACCGCCACTTCCCCACCCGCGCGGACCTCGTCATCGCCGTCTACCGCCACCAGGTCGACGCCTGCGCCGAAGCCGGTCCGGCTCTGCTCGCGGCCGGTCCGACACCCCATGCCGCGCTCGCGCGCTGGGTCGACCTCTTCGTCGACTTCCTGGTCACCAAGCACGGACTCGCCGCCGCGATGCAGAACGGGAGCGCCGGCTTCGAGACGCTGCACACCTACTTCCTGGACCGTCTCCTGCCCGTGTGCACTGAACTCCTCGACGCCGCGGCCGCCGAGGGCGAGATCGGCCCGGGCATCGACGCCTACCAGCTCATGCGCGGCATCGGGAACCTCTGCATCGGCGCGGACGACGACCCCCGCTACGACGCACGCCGGCTCGTCGCCCTCCTCGTCGCCGGCCTCCGCGACCAGCGCTGA
- a CDS encoding winged helix-turn-helix domain-containing protein, whose product MDVRLLGPLEVFADDGSRLALTAPAQRAVLAALALRPGLPVPAGDLAARLWGDAPPRTAPAALRGHVARLRRVLPPGRLRTVPGGYLLRAEPAETDAGRFRTALERARALVTREPAEAADLVDEALALWRGTPAAGDAERAAFDELHREAFVLRDTARRALADRASAGAGLPPDITSFVARGPELARVRRVLCDAPAAPALCLIDGPGGVGKSTFAVRAAREVAGRFPDGLLYVDLRGADPRNPPLETAEARRLLLASAGVPGKDIPQDPAAAEAFHRERFAGRRVLFLLDNALDVAQVAPLLPLDAGSAALVTSRTALTGLGRGHHVHLDTLAGDDAVTFLRAVAGIPVQAGTAEEWAELASLCGRLPLALRIVAARMATRPGWRVRDWVALLRDERRRTDELTTDDLDLRAGLMVSIEQLAHGREPADRGAAAIFPLLGAAAVRSYCDGSVAALTGRTAREARAALERLTDARIANSPAPGVYGLHDLVRSAAVWQAARLPAERVAAGLANLARWYLGSLYRVNTPLALPDRYRTRYRAGAGRFPSGKLFTDVDEALPWVDAVLEDVLSLAAQLAEPEYDEGDALGGRPLSDFALEAVSALESYFGTRLSWRAQRRLCELVLAVAARRGDTLAEAVALGQLGKAAGQRGEGLRGVELLRRSIDLFRACGEHVEALAVMSNLVPCLGSAGRLEEAVEVGERALAEADAAGLRDLRASIVNNVGRCHLFLGHHAVAHRLLSTNYASLTRPYELTLAAGVLAEYHLETGEFEEAARWADRSLSHASEQPFDPFVVAMQRTWLAAALRGLGRDGAARAQEMQARAILENLNTRENSHLRVRIEEKYTPV is encoded by the coding sequence TTGGACGTACGGCTGCTCGGCCCGCTGGAGGTCTTCGCCGACGACGGCTCCCGGCTCGCCCTGACCGCGCCCGCGCAGCGTGCCGTCCTCGCGGCGCTCGCACTGCGCCCCGGGCTCCCGGTCCCGGCGGGCGACCTCGCCGCCCGCCTCTGGGGCGACGCCCCGCCCCGCACCGCGCCCGCCGCCCTGCGCGGGCACGTCGCCCGGCTCCGCCGCGTCCTGCCGCCGGGCCGACTGCGCACCGTCCCCGGCGGCTACCTGCTGCGCGCCGAGCCCGCCGAGACGGACGCGGGCCGCTTCCGCACCGCCCTGGAGCGCGCCCGCGCCCTCGTCACCCGGGAGCCGGCCGAGGCCGCTGACCTCGTGGACGAGGCCCTCGCCCTGTGGCGCGGCACCCCCGCGGCCGGCGACGCCGAGCGCGCCGCCTTCGACGAGCTGCACCGCGAGGCGTTCGTCCTGCGCGACACCGCGCGCCGCGCCCTCGCGGACCGTGCCTCGGCGGGAGCGGGACTCCCGCCGGACATCACGTCGTTCGTCGCGCGCGGCCCCGAACTCGCCCGCGTCCGCCGCGTCCTGTGCGACGCGCCGGCCGCGCCCGCGCTGTGCCTGATCGACGGTCCCGGCGGTGTCGGCAAGTCGACGTTCGCCGTCCGGGCGGCCCGCGAGGTCGCCGGCCGCTTCCCCGACGGGCTGCTGTACGTGGACCTGCGCGGCGCCGATCCGCGCAACCCCCCGCTGGAGACGGCCGAGGCGCGCCGTCTGCTCCTGGCCTCCGCCGGTGTGCCGGGCAAGGACATACCCCAGGACCCGGCCGCCGCCGAGGCGTTCCACCGGGAGCGCTTCGCCGGGCGCCGGGTCCTGTTCCTCCTCGACAACGCCCTGGACGTCGCCCAGGTCGCGCCGCTGCTGCCGCTGGACGCGGGCAGCGCCGCCCTCGTCACGAGCCGGACGGCGCTCACCGGGCTCGGCCGGGGCCACCACGTCCACCTCGACACGCTCGCCGGCGACGACGCCGTGACGTTCCTCCGCGCCGTCGCCGGCATACCGGTGCAGGCCGGCACCGCAGAGGAGTGGGCCGAACTCGCCTCGCTCTGCGGCCGGCTGCCGCTCGCGCTGCGGATCGTCGCCGCCCGCATGGCCACCCGGCCCGGCTGGCGCGTGCGCGACTGGGTCGCCCTGCTGCGGGACGAGCGCCGCCGCACCGACGAGCTGACCACCGACGACCTGGACCTGCGCGCCGGTCTCATGGTGAGCATCGAGCAGCTCGCGCACGGCCGCGAGCCGGCCGACCGCGGTGCCGCGGCGATCTTCCCGCTGCTGGGCGCCGCCGCCGTCAGGTCGTACTGCGACGGCTCGGTCGCCGCGCTCACCGGCCGCACGGCCCGCGAGGCCCGTGCCGCGCTGGAGCGGCTCACCGACGCCCGGATCGCCAACAGCCCCGCGCCCGGCGTGTACGGGCTGCATGACCTGGTGCGTTCGGCCGCCGTGTGGCAGGCGGCCCGTCTCCCCGCCGAGCGGGTCGCCGCCGGCCTGGCCAACCTCGCGCGCTGGTACCTCGGTTCCCTGTACCGCGTGAACACGCCGCTCGCCCTGCCCGACCGCTACCGCACCCGGTACCGGGCCGGCGCCGGGCGGTTCCCGAGCGGCAAGCTCTTCACCGACGTGGACGAGGCCCTGCCGTGGGTCGACGCCGTCCTGGAGGACGTGCTGTCGCTGGCCGCGCAGCTCGCCGAGCCCGAGTACGACGAGGGTGACGCGCTGGGCGGCCGGCCGCTGTCGGACTTCGCGCTGGAGGCGGTGTCGGCGCTGGAGAGCTACTTCGGCACCCGCTTGAGCTGGCGGGCGCAGCGGCGGCTGTGCGAACTCGTCCTCGCCGTCGCCGCCCGGCGCGGCGACACCCTGGCCGAGGCGGTGGCGCTCGGCCAGCTCGGGAAGGCGGCGGGGCAGCGCGGCGAGGGGCTGCGGGGCGTGGAGCTGCTGCGGCGCAGCATCGACCTGTTCCGTGCCTGCGGGGAGCACGTCGAGGCGCTGGCCGTGATGTCGAACCTCGTGCCGTGCCTGGGGTCGGCGGGCCGTCTGGAGGAGGCCGTCGAGGTGGGGGAGCGGGCGCTCGCCGAGGCGGACGCGGCGGGGCTGCGGGATCTGCGCGCCTCCATCGTGAACAACGTGGGGCGCTGCCACCTCTTCCTCGGCCATCACGCCGTGGCGCACCGGCTGCTGAGCACGAACTACGCGTCCCTGACGCGGCCGTACGAGCTGACCCTCGCGGCGGGCGTCCTGGCGGAGTACCACCTGGAGACGGGGGAGTTCGAGGAGGCGGCGCGGTGGGCCGACCGGTCGCTGAGCCACGCGTCGGAGCAGCCGTTCGACCCGTTCGTGGTCGCGATGCAGCGCACCTGGCTGGCGGCGGCGCTGCGGGGGCTCGGGCGTGACGGGGCGGCCCGTGCGCAGGAGATGCAGGCGCGCGCCATCCTGGAGAACCTCAACACGCGGGAGAACAGCCACCTTCGCGTTCGCATCGAGGAGAAGTACACGCCGGTGTGA
- a CDS encoding dienelactone hydrolase family protein, producing MSASSNADDRGTADTPVTVVTARPVVLPAPGRGADLRVSVSAPAAGAGLPVIVLSHGYGWSMDGYAPLADHWAAQGFVVVRPTHLDSRTLGIPADDPRTPRIWRHRVEDLTRVLDGLDTLQAAVPGLAGRVDGDRVAVAGHSWGAQTASTLLGARVLDADGTPGEDLSDPRVTAGVLLALTGLGDDLTPFAAEHFPFMRPSFATMTAPALVIAGDKDRSHLSTRGPDWFTDPYAHSPGPKSLLTLFGAEHSLGGIPGYEVAETTDENPARVALIQRLTTAFLRSTLLGDESGWRAAATALEADADPLGTLRSK from the coding sequence ATGTCCGCATCGAGCAACGCCGACGACCGCGGAACCGCGGACACGCCGGTGACGGTGGTCACCGCGCGGCCGGTCGTCCTGCCCGCCCCCGGCCGGGGCGCGGATCTCCGGGTCAGCGTCTCCGCCCCGGCGGCCGGCGCCGGCCTGCCCGTGATCGTCCTCTCCCACGGCTACGGCTGGTCCATGGACGGGTACGCCCCGCTGGCGGACCACTGGGCCGCGCAGGGCTTCGTGGTCGTGCGGCCCACCCACCTCGACTCCCGCACGCTCGGCATCCCCGCCGACGACCCCCGCACACCGCGGATCTGGCGCCACCGCGTCGAGGACCTCACGCGTGTGCTCGACGGGCTCGACACCCTCCAGGCCGCCGTGCCGGGGCTCGCCGGGCGCGTCGACGGCGACCGCGTCGCCGTGGCCGGCCACTCCTGGGGCGCCCAGACCGCGAGCACCCTGCTCGGCGCACGCGTCCTCGACGCCGACGGCACACCCGGCGAGGACCTGTCCGATCCGAGGGTCACGGCCGGGGTCCTGCTGGCCCTGACCGGCCTCGGCGACGACCTGACGCCGTTCGCCGCCGAGCACTTCCCCTTCATGAGGCCGTCGTTCGCCACCATGACCGCCCCCGCGCTCGTCATCGCCGGCGACAAGGACCGGTCCCACCTGTCCACGCGCGGCCCGGACTGGTTCACCGACCCCTACGCCCACAGCCCCGGCCCCAAGAGCCTGCTCACCCTGTTCGGCGCCGAACACTCGCTGGGCGGCATCCCCGGGTACGAGGTCGCCGAGACCACCGACGAGAACCCCGCGCGCGTCGCCCTGATCCAGCGCCTCACCACGGCCTTCCTGCGCAGCACCCTCCTCGGCGACGAGAGCGGATGGCGGGCGGCGGCCACCGCGCTGGAGGCCGACGCCGACCCGCTGGGGACCCTGCGGAGCAAGTAG
- a CDS encoding ABC transporter permease subunit, with translation MIWLSWRQFRAQALVAALALALATAYLVHLGLDIRDAHDVYEAHCGEEGGDCAQAASHFRSSYENTLLYLAAGMALLPAVIGTFWGAPLIARELETGTHRLVWNQSVTRRRWLLVKLLVVCLAAIAVTGAVSALLTWAAGPYDEVAQDRFRAIVFLARGFVPVGHAVLAVVLGTVLGLLLRRAIPAMGITLAAVLVIEFLVPNYVRPHLMTPETTTLAMTAEAINEAKNLGSVTGGATIGGLQVPDAPGAWISHTSSLRTADGASLSESTFNDCLNNAPETGADGRFGDTAVCLGDLGLHVDISYHPADRYWPFQGLETAMYFGAGALLTGFALWRIQRRVS, from the coding sequence ATGATCTGGCTCAGCTGGCGTCAGTTCCGTGCCCAGGCGCTCGTCGCCGCCCTCGCCCTCGCTCTTGCCACCGCCTACCTGGTGCACCTCGGCCTGGACATCCGGGACGCCCACGACGTCTACGAGGCCCATTGCGGGGAGGAGGGGGGCGACTGCGCCCAGGCCGCGTCGCATTTCCGCAGCTCCTACGAGAACACGCTCCTCTATCTCGCCGCCGGGATGGCCCTGCTCCCCGCCGTCATCGGCACGTTCTGGGGCGCCCCGCTCATCGCCCGCGAACTGGAGACGGGCACCCACCGGCTGGTGTGGAACCAGAGCGTCACCCGCCGCCGCTGGCTCCTGGTAAAGCTGCTGGTCGTCTGCCTGGCCGCCATCGCGGTGACGGGCGCGGTCAGCGCGCTGCTCACCTGGGCGGCCGGCCCGTACGACGAGGTCGCCCAGGACCGGTTCAGGGCCATCGTGTTCCTCGCCCGCGGCTTCGTGCCCGTGGGCCACGCCGTCCTCGCCGTCGTCCTGGGAACCGTCCTCGGTCTCCTGCTGCGCCGGGCGATACCCGCGATGGGCATCACGCTCGCCGCCGTCCTCGTCATCGAGTTCCTCGTGCCGAACTATGTCCGACCGCACCTCATGACCCCGGAGACGACGACGCTCGCCATGACCGCGGAGGCCATCAACGAGGCGAAGAATCTCGGCAGTGTCACCGGCGGGGCCACCATAGGCGGCCTCCAGGTGCCCGATGCCCCCGGCGCCTGGATCAGTCACACCAGCTCCCTGCGGACCGCGGACGGCGCGTCGCTCAGCGAGTCCACCTTCAACGACTGCCTGAACAACGCGCCGGAGACGGGCGCGGACGGCAGGTTCGGCGACACCGCCGTGTGCCTCGGCGACCTCGGCCTCCACGTCGACATCTCCTACCACCCGGCGGACCGTTACTGGCCCTTCCAGGGATTGGAGACGGCGATGTACTTCGGGGCCGGTGCCCTCCTGACGGGCTTCGCCCTGTGGCGCATCCAGCGCCGCGTGAGCTGA
- a CDS encoding DUF1024 family protein — MFDEVKLTPDEAMKVMQAIAAGQQEMASVAQVIESQSVETASVYRGQGTVTAVQNYEDLSKGGQALGTVLEHLANDVRTATQTGEQGSVDAANAVRATEVRNINPDTSIIASV; from the coding sequence ATGTTCGACGAAGTCAAGCTCACGCCGGACGAGGCCATGAAGGTCATGCAGGCCATCGCGGCCGGTCAGCAGGAGATGGCGAGCGTCGCCCAGGTCATCGAGAGCCAGAGTGTCGAGACGGCCTCGGTGTACAGGGGCCAGGGCACCGTGACCGCCGTCCAGAACTACGAGGACCTCAGCAAGGGCGGCCAGGCGCTCGGCACCGTGCTCGAGCACCTGGCGAACGACGTGCGCACCGCCACCCAGACCGGTGAGCAAGGTTCCGTGGACGCCGCCAACGCCGTCCGCGCCACCGAGGTCCGCAACATCAACCCGGACACCAGCATCATCGCGAGTGTCTGA
- a CDS encoding NAD(P)-dependent oxidoreductase — translation MILVTGGLGFIGSHTMRALLDLGEDCVAVQRRPRGLPAFLDPARVTVEQADITDRDALLAIGRRHTITGIVHLAGSYPWRPAPAEAVDAARRSLGGLLNIAQAAQDWGVRRLGVASTIGVYLGAGAGAPLREDAPLPMTAPASIPTFKKIGEMLNGFLADAAGLDIVDYRISGTWGPLGHADPFFAAPALVHAAARATTPDLSHLVGPAHAEDGIDLSYVKDTGRAIALLQLADRLGHRTYNVGSGRATTNAELIAAIRRTVPDARIDLPTGGGTPHLVLDISRLTADTGYRPAYDSGRAAADYIAWLRAGHEN, via the coding sequence ATGATCCTGGTCACCGGAGGTCTCGGCTTCATCGGCTCGCACACCATGCGGGCCCTCCTCGACCTCGGCGAGGACTGCGTCGCCGTCCAGCGCCGCCCCCGCGGACTCCCCGCCTTCCTCGACCCCGCACGCGTCACCGTGGAGCAGGCGGACATCACCGACCGCGACGCGCTCCTCGCCATCGGCCGGCGCCACACCATCACCGGCATCGTCCACCTCGCCGGCTCCTACCCCTGGCGGCCCGCGCCCGCCGAGGCGGTGGACGCGGCCCGGCGCTCGCTCGGCGGACTGCTCAACATCGCGCAGGCGGCGCAGGACTGGGGCGTACGGCGCCTGGGCGTCGCCAGCACCATCGGCGTCTACCTCGGCGCCGGAGCCGGTGCCCCGCTCCGCGAGGACGCCCCGCTGCCGATGACCGCCCCGGCCTCCATCCCCACCTTCAAGAAGATCGGCGAGATGCTGAACGGCTTCCTCGCCGACGCCGCCGGCCTCGACATCGTCGACTACCGCATCTCCGGCACCTGGGGTCCCCTCGGCCACGCCGACCCGTTCTTCGCGGCCCCCGCGCTCGTGCACGCCGCCGCCCGCGCCACCACCCCCGACCTCTCCCACCTCGTCGGCCCGGCCCACGCCGAGGACGGCATCGACCTCAGCTACGTCAAGGACACCGGGCGGGCCATCGCCCTCCTCCAACTCGCGGACAGGCTGGGCCACCGCACGTACAACGTCGGCTCCGGCCGGGCCACCACCAACGCCGAGCTGATCGCGGCGATCAGGAGGACGGTCCCCGACGCCCGGATCGACCTGCCCACCGGGGGCGGGACACCGCACCTCGTGCTGGACATCTCGCGGCTGACGGCGGACACCGGCTACCGGCCCGCGTACGACAGCGGGCGCGCCGCCGCCGACTACATCGCGTGGCTGCGCGCGGGCCACGAGAACTGA